The Kineothrix sp. IPX-CK genomic interval ATTGTAAAAGACTTATCTTGGAGGTTCCGTCCACTTTATTATTTTATCAGGGTTACTTTCACCGTTTTTTTTGAAACAAATTTGGTTGCATGGTCTATAGCAAAAGGTATTGTAACGGTATTAGCTTTCTTTTTTTTGTATTTAATTGCACGGGAAATGAAATGTAATATTTTTTATTCCGTTTTGTTTGCGATGGTAGTTATGGTAGGCCCGCAGTCGGTAGTATGGTGGAAGTTGGGTCCGCAGGAATGTACGGGACTAATGTTATTTTCAATCGGTTTTTATTTTCTTTTAAAATGGGTTGATACAAGAAAAAAAGCGTATAATTGGCTGTCTCTTATTATGATGATATTGGCAGGGTTATTTAAAGAAAGTTTTTTGATGATGATTCCGTTCGCTATTTCGTATCTTTTTTATTATGATATAAAAAGGAATGGTTTTTCGCTTAAAACAGTTTTTATATCCTTTAAGAAGAATATTTTTATGATATGTTCTCTCATAATATTTTTAATTCTTTGCTTGCTGGTTATATTTTTCCATTCTGGTACAGGCCAGGGATTTTATGATTCTTCAATGTCCATGAACAGTTATAAAATTTTATGGATTTATATTTTACAAAATCCTTTACAGTGGTTTGCAGTTTTTGCTGCTTTGATTTTCATTATTATGTTGACTGGAATTAAGAGATGGAAGAATTTGATATGGGAATTTTTGTTGACGATGGCAATTATGATTCCTCAGTTTATTCTTTATTTAAAACTTGGATTTGAGGAACGTTATATTATTCCATGGGTATTCGGATATGCATATTTTATTGTAATTGCACTGAGTAATTGGGATGGAATAAAGGGGATACGAAGCAAATTATATTGCTGCTGTATTTTAGGTTTACTTGTGATACATTTTCCGATTGTGATTTCTGAAGGAGAATACTATACTTACAGGGGTGATAGCGTAACTGCGGTTTTTAACACAGTCTTGAAGGAATCGACAGCGGATTCAAAGATATTGGCGGCATATTCACCTTACGTAGAGTCTGATCTTACGGCTTCATTTTGGATGCGTTATAATGGACGTGACAAGGTATATGTGTGGGATAATGAGAAAAAAACTTGTACGGATATTACGGGAGCGGGAGAAGGAAGTACGGCGGATATAAATGACATGGATTTTATACTTTTCTATAATCCCAAGGACAGGCATTATTGCTATGAGCCGGATATCGATTTAGAAAACTATACAAGAACTGAGTACGGGACATTAGTAATATGCAGAAAGAATAAATAGTTTCATTGGCAAAACGGAGAGCATAGATGGAAAAAGAGTGGCTGAAGAAAATCGGAAGCATGCAGCAGGAGGCCTATATCCGTAAGATCGAATATGCGGAGGGCAGGGCAGGAGGGCTGAAGGCCTATCAGGTCAAGTCGGGTCCTCTTATGTTCACGTCTGCGCAGGATAAGTGTCTTGATATTACGGAATTGTCCTGGCGGGGCATCAATTTCAACTTTATAAGCAAGCCCGGACTGCAGAACGGACAGGCTTATGATTATAATGGATTTGCGGGACAGAGAAGCATCATGGGCGGAATGTTCTTCACCTGTGGTACGGATAACGTGGGAACGCCCGGAATCGAGCCTCATAATATGTTTCCCATGCACGGAAGTCTGCGCTCTACGCCGGCGGAGCATGTTTGTGCCGATTGCTACTGGGAGGATGGAGAATATAAGATCAGACTGTCGGGAGAAATGAGACAAGCGGCACTATTTGGAGGGAACATCGTATTAAGGCGCACCATAGAGACTTATTGCGGGAGCAAGGAGATAGCGATTCGGGATGAGTTTGAGAATCAGGCATATGAAACCAGCCCATTTATGCTGCTGTATCATTTTAATATAGGATATCCTCTGCTGGATGTGGGAGCAAAGATACGGATTTCTTCATCTAAAACGGTTCTTTTAGGTGAAGACGGGGAGACGGCCCTGCCGTGGAATGAGGTTACTGCTCCGGTGGATAAGCTTCCAGAGGAGGTTTTTTATCATATGCTGCAACCGGATGAAAAAGGCTTTGCGAATGTGTCCGTATTTAACGAAAATGTTGGTGCCGGACTGTCGATCAGCTTTCAGGCGAAGCAGCTTCCCCGTTTTACCCAGTGGAAGTCTATGGCCTCAGGAGATTATGTTATGGGATTTGAGCCCTGCAATTGCCACGTAAAGGGGCAGGAGTGGGAAAGGGAAAACGGTACGCTCCCGGTAATTGAAGCGGGAGAGAAAAAGACGGTGGAATTGAAGCTTCAGATTTTAGAATAATGGAGAATAGCAGAGAACGACGCAGGAAAGGGAGAAAGATATGGCAAAAAGAATGTTGGATTGTACGGCTTCAGATTTTTCGGAATTTACAAAGGCAGATTATATAAGCTCTATTGCCGGAAGCGAGGGGCGGGTTGTAGCGTGTGAGTGTATCGGGATTACAATGCCGGTGCTTTCGGATGTGACCAATGCGGAATTCGCGGCAGCCATGGGAGCAGATATATTGCTTCTCAATATGTTTGATGTTATTAAGCCTGTGATATGCGGACTTCCCAAGGTAGGGCAGGATGAAGTGGTTCGGGAGTTAAAGCGCCTTACCGGAAGGATGATAGGAATCAACCTGGAGCCCGTGGAGGATGCCATTGCGGAAGGGAATAAGGGAACGCTGTGGGAAATGTCCGAAGGGCGAAGGGCGACGCTGGATAATGCTTTAAGAGCGTACGAGCTAGGTGTGGATATGGTCCTTCTTACGGGTAATCCGGGCAATGGTGTGAGCAATAAGGCAATTACCGATTCTCTGAGAGCGATGTCCGCTGAGTTAGGGAATAAGCTGATTCTGGCGGCAGGAAAAATGCACGCCTCGGGAATTATCGGAGAAGGCGGAGAGAATATCATTACAAGAGATGACATAAAAGAATTTGTGGAGGCGGGAGCGGATATTATTCTCCTGCCTGCGCCGGGAACGGTTCCCGGAATCACCATGGAATATATAAGAGGGCTGGTTTCCTACGCTCATAGCTTAGGCGCACTGACGATAACTGCGATCGGAACATCCCAAGAGGGAGCAGATACCGAGACAATTAAGCAGATTGCGCTGATGTGCAAGATGACGGGAACGGATATCCACCATATCGGCGATTCCGGCTACCCGGGAATGGGGGCACCGGAAAATATAATGGCATATTCGATAGCCATTCGGGGTGTGAGGCACACGTATCACAGAATGGCGGTATCGATTAACCGGTAAAGTTATTCCGGCACCTTCTGGAAGTGCTGATAATCCTTGAGGGAGTTCCAATTGCCGCCCCATGTAAAACCGTGTTCAACAAAAAGTTTGTAGCATAAATCATTTTCATCAATTTTATAAGGAAATTCTTTGGAACGGTCTGCGTATATCTCGCTTCCCTGAGGTGAGATATATGTGGTACCGTCATTTTTATATACTACGTAAGGGTTGTAAAGAGGGTTGATATCGATGGCGAGACCCAGAGCATGCTTTGAAAGGCTCGTGGTGCCGTCCACCAAACGATAATTGAAGCAGGAAGTGTTATTATCCGACATGGACAGCGTATCATCTCCGCTATAATCATCGATTAATGATATCTGCTCTATCTGGTATTCGTTTCGATACAGCTCATAAAAGATTTCCACAAGGTCCTGCGCGATTGCTTTGTTGCAGATTAATTCTCCGGTTCTCTCGATTCCCTTGAAATTATAATAAAGTACGCTCACATACCGGAGATCGTCATAGGCAACTTGTATATCTTCCGCAGAGGATACGATATTCACTGCTGTAACTGCTGCATTATCTTTATCGGCTTCAGTAACGGGATAAGAAATCCCTGTAATCTTCTTT includes:
- a CDS encoding aldose 1-epimerase family protein, whose protein sequence is MEKEWLKKIGSMQQEAYIRKIEYAEGRAGGLKAYQVKSGPLMFTSAQDKCLDITELSWRGINFNFISKPGLQNGQAYDYNGFAGQRSIMGGMFFTCGTDNVGTPGIEPHNMFPMHGSLRSTPAEHVCADCYWEDGEYKIRLSGEMRQAALFGGNIVLRRTIETYCGSKEIAIRDEFENQAYETSPFMLLYHFNIGYPLLDVGAKIRISSSKTVLLGEDGETALPWNEVTAPVDKLPEEVFYHMLQPDEKGFANVSVFNENVGAGLSISFQAKQLPRFTQWKSMASGDYVMGFEPCNCHVKGQEWERENGTLPVIEAGEKKTVELKLQILE
- a CDS encoding haloacid dehalogenase-like hydrolase; this translates as MAKRMLDCTASDFSEFTKADYISSIAGSEGRVVACECIGITMPVLSDVTNAEFAAAMGADILLLNMFDVIKPVICGLPKVGQDEVVRELKRLTGRMIGINLEPVEDAIAEGNKGTLWEMSEGRRATLDNALRAYELGVDMVLLTGNPGNGVSNKAITDSLRAMSAELGNKLILAAGKMHASGIIGEGGENIITRDDIKEFVEAGADIILLPAPGTVPGITMEYIRGLVSYAHSLGALTITAIGTSQEGADTETIKQIALMCKMTGTDIHHIGDSGYPGMGAPENIMAYSIAIRGVRHTYHRMAVSINR
- a CDS encoding M15 family metallopeptidase, whose amino-acid sequence is MDFKKISKPLILILGIIVLSSIFVRTFSHSETLAEYAAKNPEIAYKAKETAAPVKVTDDENKPENVRKESSSSGQPNDNIDSSDNEAGEVTSEPDVEEEEMSTNPDRIEYEQGFYYEPLSDEIKKKITGISYPVTEADKDNAAVTAVNIVSSAEDIQVAYDDLRYVSVLYYNFKGIERTGELICNKAIAQDLVEIFYELYRNEYQIEQISLIDDYSGDDTLSMSDNNTSCFNYRLVDGTTSLSKHALGLAIDINPLYNPYVVYKNDGTTYISPQGSEIYADRSKEFPYKIDENDLCYKLFVEHGFTWGGNWNSLKDYQHFQKVPE